In Megalobrama amblycephala isolate DHTTF-2021 linkage group LG9, ASM1881202v1, whole genome shotgun sequence, the sequence AAGGCCAATAGGGTGGTGCTGAGAGCTGCAGCCATGGACAGCTGGACAGCACTTGCTCCATTGCACAGATCTGTGGTACAGCAGAATTTGGTCACTGTGTATCCCGCACCCAAGATGGTTCCACTGGTGTTGGTGCAATCAGATGTGCAGCCACTCGTGGACAGGCTCAGAAAACCAGTCACATTGAACTCTGTGAAGTATTATACCATAGAGAACACCAGAAGCATGTCAGGATTTGACTTTTGTTTtcaagtaaattattattattattattattattattattattatttatactacttttaaataaataaatagattaataTATATAGTCCCCTGGtctcacagacaaggcttaagcctaatcccagactaaaatgcatgtttgtgctgttttaactgaagcagttttcaactgcttacacacaaactccttacttgtcacacaatttctaaaacctgacactcaaacgccagaaccacacaccaaatctgcaaaaGCATACACTAATTCTCAGCCTTAGACtcagttttcaatttcataaaacactttttgcaaaacacaacacacaattctctatgtaatacacaaaaatataacAGGACgtatcttgatttcctttttcaaacacaaacATTCTGTCCAACTACATATGGTTGATgtatttcttttgtttcatACTGTGTTATACTGTATTCAaaaccacaaatgcttacagtaaaaaaattgGTTCCAGTCTTGGTTTTTATGTTTACCATGAAATTTTCAACATCTCTTCAACATCTCAGCCAATTACTTTCAgtcttgtacagaaatgtacataggagctcatgaaagaagagctttaggttttgaataactgtgtatatgatatatccaaaaatagaatattatggcaaaAGTGCTTGCAACGTAaaacaaatgtttgcttttgagatgtgtttgtgatattttgaatgcagtgcttaattttgcaagagatgtgaggCATTTTGTATTTTGAGTGTGCAATTTttggatttgtgtgtaaagttttgaaaaacaaaggaggcaaagttttgaaaatgtgtgtaagcagttgaaaaa encodes:
- the lye gene encoding lymphocyte antigen-6, epidermis, producing the protein MMNRIVLGVIAVIGFFTLSEALTCNSCKVGVLGKCLLSSKVDCTTPSNNCFSAKAEFNVTGFLSLSTSGCTSDCTNTSGTILGAGYTVTKFCCTTDLCNGASAVQLSMAAALSTTLLAFIWSSYIL